The nucleotide window ACCTGAACCGTATCTATCTGACCCTGCTGCAGGAAAACGAGCGGGCCCGCCGGATGTACCAGCGCCTGGGCTTCAAGGAAGAGGGTTGCCAGCGCCAGGCTATCTTCAAAGGTGGACGTTACCACGACGTATTGGAAATGGCCATGTTACGGGAAGAGTTTCAACAGTTGCAAGCCTAATGGAAACGCAGCCGCAGCCGATGGTTAGCGTGATGATGATTACCTATAATCACGCACCCTACCTGCCCCAGGCCCTGGACAGCATCCTGATGCAGGAGCGCGACTTCAGCCTGGAAATTGTTATCGGCGAGGATTGCTCGCCGGATAACACCCGGGCCATTGTGCTCGACTATCAGCGCCGGTATCCGGATATCATTCGCCCGTTGTTGCCCGAGAAAAACATCGGAGCCATGAACAACCAGGTGCAGGTGATGGAAGCCTGCCGCGGCCGGTACGTGGCGGTTCTGGAAGGTGACGACTACTGGACCGACCCGCGCAAGCTGCAGCGCCAGGTCGACTATCTGAATGCCCATCCCGAGGCGGCGTTGGTTTTTACCGACTGCTCGCTCGTGGATGAGCAGGGCCAGATAATTCAGGAGCACTACGTACCGGCCCGGGCCCACCGCAACTACAACCTGCGGGAGCTTTTGCAGGAATACTGCCCGCCAACCCTCACGGTACTTTACCGGAACGTGGTGCCGACCATGCCGCTGCCCTTCCGCAAGGTGACGAATGGAGACTATGCCCTGTTCTCGCTGATTGCCGAGCACGGCACGCTCAATTACCTGCCTGGCATTACGGCGCACTACCGCCGACACGGGGGTGGCGTATGGTCGTCGCAAAACCAGGAAAAGCAGTTTCGCAACAACCTAAACACCGGGCTGGTAATGCTGAACTACTTCGGCCCGGAGTACTACGCCAACCTGATGCCGGTGCTCAACTGGTATTATACCCAATTGTGCGCCTTACTCTGGCAGCAAAAGCGCTACAAGGATTTCTGGCAGCTCTACCGGGACTTTGCCTCGGTATCGATGCAAACCAAAAACAAGGAGCTGCCGGCGTTTACGCTGAAGCTGCTCACCGGGCGCTTGCCGAAATCTACCCTACATCCTGCCTAGCCTAAGCTCCGGGCTGCAAATCGTCAAATTCTTGTGCCTTCTGCCCAATCCAATTTTATGGCTCCTGCGGCCGTCCAACCCGGCGTTACGCTGCTGATCTGCACCCACAACGGCGCAGGCCGGCTGGCGGAAGTGCTGCGCTACGTAGCGGCCCAGCAGGTGGCACCGGAAGTGCCGTGGGAAGTGCTGCTTATCAGCAATGCCTCCCAGGACGATACGCTGGCCGTGGCCGAGCGGCTGGGCAGGGAGTTGTTGCCTACCGCTGTAACCTACCGCGTACTCGACGAGCCCAAGCCCGGCAAGGAAAACGCCCTGGTGCGCGGCCTGCACGAAGCCCGCTACGAAGCCGTAGCCATTGTGGACGACGACAACCTGCTAGCGCCCGACTACACCCAGATTGCCTTCGAGGTAATGCAGGCCCACCCGGAAATCGGGTTGCTGGGGGCCCGGGCCACGGGCGGCTACGAGGTGCCACCGCCCGCCTGGTTTAAGGACGTAGAAGCCGTGTACGCCATCGGGCCGCAGAACGGGGGCGTGAGCGGCCCGTATCCCGACAAGGAAGGCTTTGTGTACGGGGCGGGCTCCGTGGTACGCCGCTCGGGCTGGCAGAAGCTGCAGCAGCACGGGTTTCACTTCCTGACCCAGGTGCAGCGCGGCAAAGTACTAGCTGGCGGCGAAGATATTGAACTGGGCGAGGCCCTGCGCCTGGCCGGCTATAAGCTTTGGTACGACGAAAGGCTCCGGTTTCAACACTTCATGTACCGCAACCGCCTGACCTGGGAGTACTTGCTACGCATTGGCCCCGGGGCGCCGTCGGCTCTGCTCATCAGCATCGTGTATTACTTCGTGTCCCGGCACCCAAACCTGACCGAAGCCGCCTTCAACCGACTATATGCCAAACGCCTCGTGTGGCTGGCCAGGGAGCTGGTTCGCCGGGCTGGGGCAGTGGCTACAGTATGGCGCCGGCCGCCGGCCGAGGGAGAAATGGCTAATTTTGAGGCATTGCGGGTGTTGCACAACTTTCGGGTTTCGCTCGGCAGCCGGGCCGAGGCCCAGCGGCTTTTCCGCGAGGTCCGGGCCCTGCAGCAGCGCCTGACCGAATCTAAGTAACCACTCCGCTGTTTTTTGCCTTATGTCGATACTTGGCCGCGTCCGCAATAAAATCAACGAGGAGCTTTACCAGCGCCGCCGCCGCCGGGAGCAGCAGCAGTTGCAGAACCGCGACTTTACCCTCATTTCCAATGACTGCTGGGGCGCCGAGGTTTATAAGCACTTTGAGTTGCCTTTCAACACGCCCTTCATTGGCCTGATGCTGATGGCACCCGACTACATTGAGCTGCTGCGCAACCCGAAGCACTACCTGAGCCAGCCGTTGGTATTCCAAGAAAAGTCGCGCTACGACATCATCAATGAGCTGCAGAAAACCCACAAGCACCCGTTTCCCGTGGCCACGCTCGGCGACAAAGTGGAGCTTCAGTTTCTGCACTACCACTCCCAGCAGGAAGCCGCCGAGAAGTGGCCCCGCCGCGTGGCCCGCATCAACTGGGACAACCTGCGGGTGAAGTTCGACGGCAGCAAGGACTTCGCCACGCCCGAGCTGGTGCGCGAATTTACCACGCTGCCCTACCAGAAGCTCCTGCTGCTGGAAAAGCCCGTAGCCGGCGTGCCCCAGTGCGTGGTCGTGCCCGAGTACACGACCAACGGCATGGAGCTGTTCCGCCGCTCCTTGCCGCACTTTGATCTGCTGAACTGGATTCAGCCCAAGTCGGCCTAGCGCCGCACCCCGTCTTTTACCTGACTTATCGAGCTTATGTCGCCCCGCGTTTCGGTCCTGGTGCCGGTATATAATGTTGAAGCCTACATTCAGGAAACCCTGCGCAGTCTGCTCAATCAGACCTACCAGGACTTTGAAATCGTGGTGGTCAACGACCGGTCGACGGACCAGACGGCCGAGCGGATTGCTGAGCTCAACGACCCGCGCATCCATCTGTATACCAACGAGGTAAACCTGGGCCGAGCCGGTACCGACAATTACGGTATGACCCTGGTGCGGGGCGAGCTGGTAGCCAAGATGGACGGCGACGACCTGTGTCACCCCGAGCGGCTGGCCAAGCAGGTGGCTTTCCTGGATGCCCACCCCGAAGTCGACATCGTGGGCAGCTGGGTGCAATGCTTCGGGCCGGGCAGATGCTGTTTGAGTACCCTGCCCACCCCGACGATACCCGGGCCATGATGGTCTTCAACATGACCATCGGCAACCCCTCGGTGATGCTGCGCACCAGCTTATGGCGCGAAAAAGGCATGCACTATACCAATGCCCTGCGTCAGACCGAGGACTACGACTTTTTCGGACGCTACCTGGCCCAGCTCACCATTGCCAACCTGCCCGAAGTTCTGGTGCAGTACCGCGTACTGGCCCACAGCGTGCGGCCCGCCGTGTATGAGGAGCGCCTGCGCGTGGCCAACCAGATTCGGGAGCGGCTGCTGGGCACCTTTGGCGTGCCGTACTCGGAGCGGGAGCTGCACCTGCACAATACCATTTCCCATCATCCTTTTCAGCTGGGCGACATCACTCTGGCCGAGGTGCACGACTGGCTCTGGAAAATCTACACCAGCAACGAGCAGAGCCGGTTTGCCGACTCGGCCGCCATGCTCCGGGCCGTAGCCGAGCGGTGGTTTCTGACCTGCTACCTCAACCCCGACCGGAGCTACAACTCCTGGCGCGAGTATTTCCGCCAGCCCCTGGCCAAGCACTACAAGCTGGCCCCCGCTTATTTGCTAAATTTGCGGTCAAAAATTTCGTGCTGCGCCACCTGAAGCGCCGCTAGGTTTGTTCTTTTTCCGCATGAGTGCATCTGTTCCGCGCAAAAATATCCTGCTGCTCATCCCGCAGCTCACCTACGGCGGAGCCGAGCGGGTTTTCCACGACCATGGGCAGGAACTGGCCCGGCAGCATCGGGTAATCGAGTGCGTGTTCGACAGTGGCACGGAGGTAGCCTTTCCCACTCAGAACCAGCTGGTGGCGCTTGATGTGCCGGCCGGTAGCGGTATTGTGGGCAAGCTGGGCACCTTTATCAAGCGGGTGCAGCGGGTAAAGGCCCTGAAGCGGGAGCATAAGATTGACGTCTGCATCAGCCACCTGGAAGGCGCCGACTACCTGAACCTGCTCAGCAAAGGCCCGAGCAGGTGCTGCTCTGCATTCACAATTCCAAGCGCCACGACCCCAACATCCGCGGGGCCTTGGGCTGGCTGCGCCGCCGCGTGCTGATGCCGTTCTTGTATCGCTCGGCCAACTACATCGTACCCGTAAGCCGCGACCTGCGCCAGGAGCTGATTGACACTTTCGCCCTGCCGCCCGAGAAGGTGGTGACCATCAACAATTTCTTCGACGTGGAAGGCATCCGCCGCCGGAGCCAGGAGTCCTTGCCAGCAGCTACCGAGGCCCTGTTTGCCAACCACCCGGTTCTGATTACGGCCGGCCGCCTGGCCCGCGAGAAAAACCAGAAAGCCCTGATTGACGTGCTGCACGCCCTGCGCGCCCAGGACCAGACGGCGCCCAAGCTGGCCTTGCTCGGCGACGGGCCGTTGCGGGCCGATGTTATTCAGCGCTGCCAGGAACTGGGTTTGCGCAGCTGGCAGGTGTGGGACGAGCAGCCCCTGACGGAGGACTTTGACGTGTACTTCTTCGGCTTTCAGGCCAACCCCTTCCAGTACATTGCCCGCGCCAGCGTGTCGCTGCTATGCTCGGCCACCGAAGGCTTCCCAATGGCCCTGTGCGAGGCCATGGCCTGCGGCGTGCCCGTCGTTTCCACTGATTGCCCCACGGGCCCCCGGGAAATACTGGCCCCCAAACGCTGGCTACCCAATACGCCGCGACGCCCGAATGGGCCGAGTTTGGCGTGCTGCTGCCTTTGCTGGCCGAAGGCACCCTGGACACGGTAGCGCCCGTGTGGGCTACCACCCTGACCGCGCTGCTGGCCGACCCCGCCCGGGCCCAGCACTACCGCACCCAGGCCCTGACCCGGGTGCAGAACTTCGGGCCCGAACCCATCATGCAGCGGTGGGAATCTTTACTCCAACAAGCCTAACATGCCCGAGCGTCACGTCATCATCTTCGTTTACAACAGCAGCGACGACCCGCTATTCAAAGGTAACTTGCTGCTGCTGCTCGAGCACGTAGGCCGGCAGCAGCCCGATTTACGCCTCCACCTGATTACCTACGAGCAGGTGGAATATGCCCTGACGCCCGCCCAGCAGGAGCAGCGCCGCCAGGAGTTTGCCCGCTTCAACATGC belongs to Hymenobacter cellulosilyticus and includes:
- a CDS encoding glycosyltransferase, translating into METQPQPMVSVMMITYNHAPYLPQALDSILMQERDFSLEIVIGEDCSPDNTRAIVLDYQRRYPDIIRPLLPEKNIGAMNNQVQVMEACRGRYVAVLEGDDYWTDPRKLQRQVDYLNAHPEAALVFTDCSLVDEQGQIIQEHYVPARAHRNYNLRELLQEYCPPTLTVLYRNVVPTMPLPFRKVTNGDYALFSLIAEHGTLNYLPGITAHYRRHGGGVWSSQNQEKQFRNNLNTGLVMLNYFGPEYYANLMPVLNWYYTQLCALLWQQKRYKDFWQLYRDFASVSMQTKNKELPAFTLKLLTGRLPKSTLHPA
- a CDS encoding glycosyltransferase: MAPAAVQPGVTLLICTHNGAGRLAEVLRYVAAQQVAPEVPWEVLLISNASQDDTLAVAERLGRELLPTAVTYRVLDEPKPGKENALVRGLHEARYEAVAIVDDDNLLAPDYTQIAFEVMQAHPEIGLLGARATGGYEVPPPAWFKDVEAVYAIGPQNGGVSGPYPDKEGFVYGAGSVVRRSGWQKLQQHGFHFLTQVQRGKVLAGGEDIELGEALRLAGYKLWYDERLRFQHFMYRNRLTWEYLLRIGPGAPSALLISIVYYFVSRHPNLTEAAFNRLYAKRLVWLARELVRRAGAVATVWRRPPAEGEMANFEALRVLHNFRVSLGSRAEAQRLFREVRALQQRLTESK
- a CDS encoding DUF1919 domain-containing protein produces the protein MSILGRVRNKINEELYQRRRRREQQQLQNRDFTLISNDCWGAEVYKHFELPFNTPFIGLMLMAPDYIELLRNPKHYLSQPLVFQEKSRYDIINELQKTHKHPFPVATLGDKVELQFLHYHSQQEAAEKWPRRVARINWDNLRVKFDGSKDFATPELVREFTTLPYQKLLLLEKPVAGVPQCVVVPEYTTNGMELFRRSLPHFDLLNWIQPKSA
- a CDS encoding glycosyltransferase family 2 protein, giving the protein MSPRVSVLVPVYNVEAYIQETLRSLLNQTYQDFEIVVVNDRSTDQTAERIAELNDPRIHLYTNEVNLGRAGTDNYGMTLVRGELVAKMDGDDLCHPERLAKQVAFLDAHPEVDIVGSWVQCFGPGRCCLSTLPTPTIPGP
- a CDS encoding glycosyltransferase; its protein translation is MLLCIHNSKRHDPNIRGALGWLRRRVLMPFLYRSANYIVPVSRDLRQELIDTFALPPEKVVTINNFFDVEGIRRRSQESLPAATEALFANHPVLITAGRLAREKNQKALIDVLHALRAQDQTAPKLALLGDGPLRADVIQRCQELGLRSWQVWDEQPLTEDFDVYFFGFQANPFQYIARASVSLLCSATEGFPMALCEAMACGVPVVSTDCPTGPREILAPKRWLPNTPRRPNGPSLACCCLCWPKAPWTR